One stretch of Pseudoramibacter sp. DNA includes these proteins:
- a CDS encoding 4Fe-4S dicluster domain-containing protein, protein MEILEMIEKAGVVGAGGAGFPTAVKLAAKADCYIVNAVECEPLIASDKYLCRTHAKEILFGALTAAKTIGASRIVIALKKTYREEIQSLEKAIAETKAPVELFKLAPFYPAGDEQTLVQAILKKSIPEGGLPLDVGAVVNNVASVYNIGQAVQGKPVTHKILSIVGEVAKPVVLTVPIGTALTDCLRRARPLLKEYAVIIGGPMMGRLVPEKEHLRGEVVTKTTGNLLVLPPDHYLVRHAAVPIEKLKKQAMTACLQCRMCTDLCPRHNIGHRIDPHIIMRNAFKENLLDDNAYLKAFGEAANCCSCGVCEMYACPMGLSPKRMNDYFKGQLKAKGLRLERNQNPQAIANIEHRRIPTERLVARLGLSQYENQRVTPVNVDPKKVKIPLSMHIGAPAVCVVKKGDAVSCGTLIGEKNGKISANIHSSIDGVVVQAEQGYVEIRKGEAK, encoded by the coding sequence ATGGAAATCTTAGAAATGATCGAAAAAGCTGGTGTAGTCGGAGCTGGAGGCGCTGGGTTTCCCACCGCGGTCAAGCTGGCTGCAAAAGCAGACTGCTATATCGTAAATGCTGTTGAATGTGAGCCGTTAATTGCATCGGATAAATATCTTTGCCGCACCCATGCAAAAGAAATCCTTTTTGGTGCACTTACTGCCGCCAAAACCATTGGGGCGAGCCGGATTGTCATCGCGCTAAAGAAAACTTACCGCGAGGAAATTCAAAGTCTTGAGAAAGCCATTGCGGAGACAAAAGCGCCGGTGGAACTTTTTAAGCTGGCGCCCTTTTATCCAGCCGGGGATGAACAAACGTTGGTACAGGCCATACTCAAGAAGAGCATCCCTGAAGGAGGACTGCCTCTTGACGTCGGGGCAGTAGTCAACAATGTCGCCAGTGTTTACAATATCGGCCAGGCGGTGCAGGGTAAACCTGTAACCCATAAAATCCTCTCCATTGTGGGGGAAGTAGCCAAACCGGTGGTCCTCACTGTTCCTATCGGAACAGCTCTGACCGACTGTCTGCGCCGAGCCAGGCCTTTATTAAAAGAATACGCGGTGATCATCGGCGGACCGATGATGGGGCGTCTCGTGCCAGAAAAAGAGCATCTTCGTGGAGAAGTCGTCACCAAAACCACCGGCAATCTCCTGGTTCTGCCGCCCGACCATTATCTGGTCCGTCACGCGGCCGTCCCCATTGAAAAATTGAAGAAACAGGCCATGACGGCTTGCCTTCAATGCCGGATGTGTACGGACCTGTGCCCGCGTCACAATATCGGACACCGGATTGATCCGCACATTATCATGCGCAATGCCTTCAAAGAAAATCTTTTAGATGATAATGCTTATTTAAAAGCCTTTGGCGAGGCGGCCAACTGCTGCAGCTGCGGGGTCTGTGAAATGTACGCTTGTCCGATGGGGCTGTCGCCGAAACGAATGAATGATTATTTTAAAGGGCAGTTGAAAGCTAAGGGGCTGCGTCTTGAACGTAATCAAAATCCGCAGGCCATTGCGAATATCGAGCATCGGCGAATTCCGACAGAACGGCTCGTCGCCAGATTAGGGCTTAGCCAATACGAAAACCAGCGGGTGACGCCAGTGAATGTGGACCCCAAAAAAGTAAAGATTCCGCTTTCAATGCATATCGGAGCACCGGCAGTTTGTGTGGTGAAAAAAGGAGATGCCGTTTCATGCGGTACCTTGATTGGAGAAAAAAACGGCAAAATATCTGCAAATATCCATAGCAGTATTGATGGCGTTGTGGTTCAGGCAGAACAAGGCTACGTTGAAATCAGAAAAGGAGAGGCGAAGTGA
- a CDS encoding ABC transporter ATP-binding protein, with translation MNEPVIEFQHVRKQYGETPVIADLSFTVQKGDFVTIIGASGCGKTTTLKMINALIAPTAGDILVQGKNVRNVDHIMLRRNIGYAIQGSVLFPHMTVEENIAYVPKLWNKKDKKRTEQAVDKWMAIVGLDPAFKDRYPAELSGGQQQRVGIARALAASPEILLMDEPFGAVDEITRESLQDEILKIHRETGITVLFVTHDIKEALKLGTKVMVMDQGRIQQYSEPDELLKHPANAFVEKITRNERHLCKMPEDKIGECVYNRVQK, from the coding sequence ATGAACGAACCTGTCATTGAATTTCAACACGTCAGAAAACAATACGGCGAGACCCCTGTCATTGCGGATTTGAGTTTTACCGTTCAGAAAGGCGATTTTGTCACCATCATCGGCGCCTCGGGATGCGGCAAGACGACCACCCTCAAAATGATCAACGCGCTCATCGCTCCCACCGCCGGGGACATCCTGGTCCAGGGGAAAAATGTCCGAAATGTCGACCACATCATGCTGCGGCGCAATATCGGCTACGCGATTCAGGGCAGTGTGCTCTTCCCCCATATGACCGTCGAAGAAAACATCGCCTACGTGCCCAAACTCTGGAACAAAAAAGACAAAAAAAGAACAGAACAGGCCGTCGACAAATGGATGGCCATCGTCGGGCTGGACCCAGCGTTTAAAGACCGCTATCCGGCGGAACTTTCCGGCGGTCAGCAGCAGCGGGTCGGCATCGCCAGAGCGCTTGCTGCCTCGCCTGAGATCCTGCTCATGGACGAGCCCTTCGGCGCGGTCGACGAGATCACCCGGGAAAGCCTGCAGGATGAAATTTTAAAAATCCACAGAGAAACCGGCATCACCGTGCTGTTCGTGACCCACGACATCAAAGAGGCGCTGAAGCTTGGCACCAAAGTCATGGTCATGGACCAGGGGCGCATTCAGCAGTACAGCGAACCGGACGAACTGTTAAAGCATCCGGCCAACGCCTTCGTCGAAAAAATCACCCGGAATGAACGGCATCTGTGCAAGATGCCCGAAGACAAAATCGGAGAATGCGTGTACAACCGGGTGCAGAAATAG
- a CDS encoding BMC domain-containing protein translates to MNSEALGMIETKGLVGSIEAADAMVKAANVTLIGKEKVGSGLVTVMVRGDVGAVKAAVDAGAAAGDKVGQIVSVHVIPRPHSEVENILPSLEEDLK, encoded by the coding sequence ATGAATTCAGAAGCGTTAGGCATGATTGAAACAAAAGGACTTGTCGGCTCTATTGAAGCCGCCGATGCGATGGTCAAAGCAGCCAACGTGACATTGATCGGCAAAGAAAAGGTCGGGAGCGGCCTGGTTACCGTGATGGTCCGCGGAGATGTCGGGGCAGTGAAAGCCGCTGTCGACGCGGGTGCGGCTGCAGGGGACAAGGTGGGACAGATCGTTTCCGTCCACGTCATCCCAAGACCCCATTCAGAAGTTGAAAATATTTTACCGAGTTTAGAAGAAGATCTTAAATAA
- a CDS encoding EutN/CcmL family microcompartment protein has protein sequence MKVGKVIGSVWATRKEQKLNGLKLLIVEPQRLNTSGGDEPFVAADIIGAGVGESVIVVSGSSARGAAGDPQIPVDATVVGIIDDMEIARS, from the coding sequence ATGAAAGTCGGAAAGGTCATCGGTAGTGTATGGGCCACACGAAAAGAGCAAAAGCTCAATGGGCTCAAATTATTAATTGTCGAGCCGCAGCGATTGAATACTTCAGGAGGAGATGAGCCCTTCGTCGCGGCGGATATCATCGGCGCAGGCGTTGGTGAATCGGTTATTGTGGTATCCGGAAGTTCTGCAAGAGGCGCGGCAGGTGACCCTCAAATTCCGGTAGATGCAACGGTAGTCGGCATCATCGACGATATGGAAATTGCAAGAAGTTAA
- the eutC gene encoding ethanolamine ammonia-lyase subunit EutC: protein MVNEQTIKDIVQQVLGDIDVSKFLDDDKESEAPATAFKTGEVCEEGEAGEIPDITKIDIRTQYLVNHPKHGEEYAKLKAKAPCRLGIGKAGARYKTLPVLEFRAAHSAAQDAVFTDVDPAFIEKMGLFTIQSQCRDKDEYLTRPDLGRKLSEEGAKMVDEKCVKHPKVQIYIADGLSSAAIEANANEVYPAIVQGLKSHGIDVGTPFFLKYGRVASMDQISEITGADVTCVLIGERPGLITAQSMSAYMAYKATVGMPEARRTVISNIHKEGTNPAEAGAHIADILLKMLETKSSGTDLKL, encoded by the coding sequence ATGGTAAACGAACAAACAATCAAAGATATCGTTCAACAGGTCCTGGGAGATATTGATGTCTCAAAATTTTTAGATGATGACAAAGAAAGCGAAGCTCCAGCGACGGCTTTCAAAACAGGTGAAGTCTGTGAAGAAGGGGAAGCTGGAGAAATTCCGGATATTACAAAAATCGATATTCGAACTCAGTATCTTGTAAATCATCCAAAACACGGTGAAGAATACGCAAAATTGAAAGCCAAGGCACCATGCCGCCTCGGGATCGGGAAAGCAGGAGCACGCTACAAAACGCTGCCGGTTCTGGAATTCAGAGCGGCCCATTCGGCAGCCCAGGATGCTGTCTTCACCGATGTAGATCCAGCCTTTATCGAAAAAATGGGACTCTTTACGATTCAGTCTCAGTGCCGGGATAAAGATGAATATCTGACCCGTCCGGATCTGGGGCGTAAGCTCAGTGAAGAAGGGGCCAAAATGGTCGACGAAAAATGCGTTAAACATCCGAAGGTGCAAATCTACATTGCCGATGGTTTAAGCTCTGCAGCCATTGAAGCCAACGCCAATGAAGTGTATCCGGCAATCGTTCAAGGGCTGAAAAGCCACGGCATCGACGTCGGAACGCCTTTCTTTTTGAAATACGGCCGGGTTGCGTCCATGGATCAGATTTCTGAAATTACCGGTGCCGACGTCACCTGCGTGCTCATCGGCGAACGGCCAGGACTGATCACAGCGCAGTCCATGTCGGCCTATATGGCTTACAAGGCGACGGTTGGAATGCCGGAAGCGCGGAGAACGGTCATTTCCAACATTCATAAAGAAGGCACCAATCCGGCAGAAGCCGGGGCGCACATTGCAGATATTCTGCTCAAAATGTTGGAAACGAAATCGAGCGGAACCGATTTGAAGCTGTAA
- a CDS encoding acetaldehyde dehydrogenase (acetylating), translating into MQLYDKDLLSVQEVRTLLEKAKTAQQELASASQETIDNIIAHIAKAGVRNAKRLAKMANEDTEFGIVDDKVIKNIFASKGVYDYIKDMKTVGEIGRDPAKKTRDIAVPVGVIAGLVPSTNPTSTVLYKAEIAIKAGNAIVFSPHPNALRCILETVKVIRQAIAEAGANEDLVSCITIPTMQATSNLMQHPDVSMILATGGAAMVRAAYSSGTPAIGVGPGNGPAYLDRTTDLKKAVKQIMDSETFDNGTICASEQSIICDDDMAEAVQKEMESQGAYFLNEEESKKLGKFILRANGTMNPMIVGRSAQKIAELAELSIPQNVRVLVAKEDGVGLGHPYSNEKLCPILAFYTGKDYKEVCQKVTEILHYEGAGHTFSIHTENDKLVDYFAARVPASRIIVNCPSSLGGIGAATGLMPSLTLGCGAVGGSATSDNVGPMNLLNIRRVAYGLKEADDIRKEAEEVTGECFEKPAVGTSVNLDGNLVDDIVNAVIRQIQGNVR; encoded by the coding sequence ATGCAGCTTTACGATAAGGATTTACTTTCAGTTCAAGAGGTGAGGACACTGCTCGAAAAAGCAAAGACCGCCCAGCAGGAACTCGCTTCAGCCAGTCAGGAAACGATTGACAATATTATCGCCCACATTGCCAAAGCCGGCGTACGCAATGCCAAGCGCCTCGCAAAAATGGCCAATGAAGATACAGAATTCGGCATCGTTGACGATAAAGTCATCAAAAATATTTTTGCGAGCAAAGGGGTCTACGACTACATTAAAGACATGAAAACGGTAGGGGAAATCGGCCGGGACCCGGCGAAAAAAACCCGGGACATTGCCGTTCCTGTCGGCGTCATCGCTGGTTTGGTGCCGTCAACAAATCCGACGTCTACCGTGCTTTACAAAGCAGAAATCGCCATTAAGGCAGGGAACGCGATTGTCTTTTCACCTCATCCCAATGCACTGCGCTGCATTTTGGAAACCGTCAAAGTCATTCGTCAGGCCATTGCTGAAGCAGGTGCCAATGAAGATCTGGTGTCCTGCATTACGATCCCGACGATGCAGGCCACATCTAATTTGATGCAGCACCCGGATGTCTCGATGATCCTTGCAACAGGGGGCGCGGCCATGGTTCGTGCAGCCTATTCATCCGGGACGCCGGCCATTGGGGTTGGACCGGGAAATGGACCGGCTTATTTGGACCGCACCACGGATTTGAAAAAGGCCGTGAAGCAGATCATGGACTCTGAAACCTTTGACAACGGCACGATCTGCGCATCGGAACAGTCGATTATCTGTGATGATGACATGGCAGAAGCTGTTCAAAAAGAAATGGAAAGCCAGGGTGCCTATTTCTTAAATGAAGAAGAAAGCAAAAAATTAGGCAAATTCATTCTGCGCGCCAACGGGACGATGAATCCGATGATCGTCGGCCGGAGCGCTCAGAAAATCGCTGAACTGGCCGAACTTTCGATCCCCCAGAATGTCCGGGTGCTGGTTGCCAAAGAAGACGGCGTTGGTTTGGGACATCCATATTCAAATGAAAAACTTTGTCCGATTCTGGCCTTCTACACCGGTAAAGATTACAAGGAAGTCTGCCAGAAAGTCACGGAAATTCTGCACTACGAAGGGGCCGGGCACACCTTCAGCATTCACACGGAAAATGACAAATTGGTGGATTATTTCGCAGCCCGTGTGCCGGCGTCCAGAATTATTGTTAACTGCCCCAGTTCCCTTGGCGGCATCGGTGCGGCGACGGGTTTGATGCCGTCTCTGACACTGGGCTGCGGTGCCGTCGGCGGCAGTGCCACATCGGACAACGTTGGGCCGATGAATTTGCTGAACATTCGCCGTGTGGCCTATGGTTTGAAAGAAGCCGATGATATCCGCAAGGAAGCAGAAGAAGTCACCGGTGAATGTTTTGAAAAGCCAGCGGTCGGGACTTCAGTTAATCTCGACGGCAATCTTGTCGACGACATTGTCAACGCAGTCATCCGTCAGATTCAGGGCAATGTGCGTTAA
- a CDS encoding ethanolamine ammonia-lyase subunit EutB — protein sequence MILKTHLFGHSYTFTSLREVMAKANEEKSGDKLAGIAAESAEERVAAKTVLSQITMGEVRNHPAVPYEEDEVTRIIQDDINENIYDEIKNKTVGEFREWLLDEHTTGEMIRRASRGLTSEMVSAVCKLMTNLDLVYAASKIRVTAHCNTTIGLPGTFSSRLQPNHTTDDIDGIMASTMEGFSVGCGDAVLGLNPVDDSVENVARILKTFHEFRVKWDIPTQCSVLAHISTQMEAIEKMNAPVDLMFQSIAGSQKGNEAFGVTAQLLQDGHDLMMTKGVSTGPNVMYFETGQGSELSADANFGWDQLTMEARCYGLARHYHPFLVNTVVGFIGPEYLYDSKQVTRAGLEDHFMGKLSGIPMGCDACYTNHMKADQNDIENLATLLVAAGCNYIMGVPEGDDCMLMYQCTGYHEAQTLREIFGLTPTPEFNEWLEKMGITHNGKLTDLAGDASIFLD from the coding sequence ATGATTCTAAAAACACATCTATTTGGACACAGTTATACCTTCACTTCTCTCAGGGAAGTTATGGCAAAGGCAAACGAGGAAAAGTCAGGGGATAAACTGGCAGGAATTGCGGCAGAATCTGCTGAAGAAAGAGTTGCTGCAAAAACGGTGCTCTCTCAAATCACCATGGGAGAAGTACGCAATCATCCGGCGGTGCCTTACGAAGAAGATGAAGTAACCCGGATTATCCAGGATGATATCAACGAGAACATTTACGATGAAATTAAAAATAAAACTGTTGGAGAATTCCGGGAATGGCTTTTGGATGAACACACGACAGGCGAAATGATTCGCAGAGCGTCCCGGGGACTGACGAGCGAAATGGTCTCAGCTGTCTGCAAATTGATGACCAATTTGGACTTAGTTTACGCGGCCAGCAAAATCCGGGTAACAGCCCACTGCAATACGACGATCGGTCTTCCAGGGACATTCTCTTCAAGACTTCAGCCGAACCATACGACCGATGATATCGACGGCATCATGGCATCGACGATGGAAGGCTTCAGTGTTGGATGCGGTGACGCGGTTTTGGGTCTTAACCCCGTCGATGATTCTGTTGAAAACGTGGCGCGGATTTTAAAAACGTTTCATGAATTTCGGGTCAAATGGGACATTCCGACACAGTGCAGTGTGTTAGCCCATATTTCAACCCAGATGGAAGCCATCGAAAAGATGAATGCCCCGGTTGATCTGATGTTCCAGTCCATTGCGGGGTCACAGAAAGGCAATGAAGCTTTTGGCGTAACCGCGCAATTGCTCCAGGACGGCCACGATCTCATGATGACAAAAGGGGTCAGCACCGGACCGAATGTGATGTATTTTGAAACGGGACAGGGTTCGGAATTGTCAGCAGATGCCAACTTCGGTTGGGATCAGCTCACGATGGAAGCGCGCTGCTACGGGCTCGCCCGTCATTATCATCCCTTCCTCGTCAACACAGTGGTCGGGTTTATCGGACCTGAATATTTGTACGACTCCAAACAGGTGACCCGTGCTGGTCTTGAAGATCATTTCATGGGAAAACTTTCCGGGATTCCAATGGGATGCGATGCCTGCTATACCAACCACATGAAAGCCGATCAGAATGACATTGAAAATCTGGCTACTTTGCTGGTTGCAGCAGGGTGCAACTATATTATGGGCGTGCCTGAAGGCGACGACTGCATGCTCATGTATCAGTGCACCGGGTATCACGAAGCCCAGACATTAAGAGAAATATTCGGGTTGACGCCGACACCGGAATTTAATGAATGGCTTGAAAAGATGGGCATTACCCACAATGGCAAATTAACGGATTTGGCTGGCGACGCCTCTATATTTTTGGACTAG
- a CDS encoding ATP-binding protein, with product MKVITERTLREAEAGGTKVFVMEKGQILSPAAREYLTDHHMRVEQRQDANQREKLPGAKHKSPLQEAPLAAVKEKKVSNKPQPKLPERCYIDHETGAFYTQKPEYMTQLFGKTLVMKNHPRIVFRGKLDDVQATVVLIQAQLEGENGSKALISDLTDILVTLRLMMRAEVLDEAFEKETILGLNHEQLREHSHYPMKYYNIKQMVLPDKSLGVTYARLNKLRTEIRETELIAISAYKEGRNISHEDIIEGLNRLSSALHIMMCRYLAHDYDH from the coding sequence ATGAAAGTAATCACAGAAAGGACTCTTCGCGAAGCTGAAGCAGGCGGAACCAAGGTCTTTGTGATGGAAAAAGGCCAGATCCTTTCGCCGGCAGCGCGGGAATATCTTACAGACCATCATATGCGGGTTGAACAAAGACAGGATGCCAATCAAAGGGAAAAGCTTCCGGGGGCGAAACACAAAAGCCCCCTGCAGGAAGCTCCTTTGGCAGCCGTAAAAGAAAAAAAAGTCTCAAACAAGCCACAGCCAAAGCTGCCTGAACGCTGCTATATCGATCATGAAACCGGCGCTTTCTATACCCAAAAGCCCGAATACATGACCCAGCTTTTCGGCAAGACGCTGGTGATGAAAAACCATCCGCGAATCGTATTCCGGGGAAAACTGGATGATGTGCAAGCCACCGTCGTGCTCATTCAGGCTCAGCTTGAAGGCGAAAATGGAAGCAAGGCGCTGATCAGTGATCTGACAGACATCCTGGTGACCCTGCGTCTCATGATGCGGGCGGAAGTACTCGACGAAGCTTTTGAAAAAGAGACGATTCTCGGTCTCAATCACGAGCAGCTCAGAGAACATTCTCATTATCCGATGAAATATTACAACATTAAACAGATGGTTTTGCCGGATAAAAGTCTCGGTGTGACTTATGCGAGACTGAACAAACTCAGAACGGAGATACGGGAGACGGAATTGATCGCCATCTCCGCTTATAAAGAAGGTCGAAATATCAGCCATGAAGATATCATTGAAGGTCTCAACCGGCTTTCAAGTGCCCTTCATATTATGATGTGCCGTTATCTGGCACATGATTACGATCATTGA
- a CDS encoding BMC domain-containing protein, giving the protein MAVSSKQALGMIETKGLVGSIEAADAMVKAANVTLIGKEKIGSGLVTVMVRGDVGAVKAAVDAGAAAADKVGQIVSVHVIPRPHEEVEGILPTLD; this is encoded by the coding sequence ATGGCAGTATCATCAAAACAAGCATTAGGCATGATTGAAACAAAAGGACTCGTCGGTTCCATTGAAGCGGCCGATGCAATGGTCAAAGCAGCTAACGTGACGTTAATTGGCAAGGAAAAGATCGGAAGCGGTCTGGTCACCGTCATGGTCCGCGGCGATGTCGGTGCAGTGAAGGCTGCGGTCGACGCCGGCGCCGCTGCAGCAGACAAGGTGGGACAGATCGTTTCCGTCCACGTCATCCCGAGACCTCACGAAGAAGTTGAAGGTATTTTACCGACTTTGGATTAA
- a CDS encoding ethanolamine utilization protein EutH produces MFNELVKHITDVEVFTKSIRTWASHLSINSVIIFIMMIFMVIGAVDKMRGNKLGYGEQFEEGFNAMGPLAMAMAGVVAAAPVLAILLKPIIVPIYRFFGADASMFATTLLACDMGGYPLAMKMASNATIGNFSGLILGTMMGPTIVFTIPVALSIIKKKDRPFLGAGVLAGMITIPIGCIVGGLTMNMTPYKISLSTILVNLIPVIIIAGLIVLGLWFKPAKMINGFNVFGKWVTIIITFFTAVAVFEYETGIKFPLMDLMVKPDSTGTIPLESGLLVCGTIAIVLIGAFPMVKWITDTFGKALQKLGGKLGIDENSSAGLVANLANNIAMFNIMDKMNDKGKLLNVAFSVSAAFVFGDHLGFTAGVNPKMIFPVIVGKLTAGITALILANILSPKLLEKIESTRQTDAETAEAEA; encoded by the coding sequence ATGTTTAACGAATTAGTGAAACATATTACAGATGTTGAAGTGTTTACTAAAAGTATTCGAACATGGGCCTCCCATTTATCAATCAACTCTGTGATTATTTTTATCATGATGATCTTTATGGTCATCGGCGCAGTTGACAAAATGCGCGGAAACAAGTTGGGGTACGGTGAACAATTTGAAGAAGGGTTCAATGCCATGGGGCCTCTTGCGATGGCGATGGCGGGTGTTGTAGCAGCAGCACCTGTTCTGGCGATTTTGCTCAAACCGATTATCGTGCCGATTTACCGTTTCTTTGGGGCCGACGCCTCAATGTTTGCCACGACACTTTTGGCCTGTGACATGGGCGGCTATCCTCTGGCCATGAAAATGGCATCCAATGCGACCATAGGGAACTTTTCGGGATTGATTCTCGGCACTATGATGGGGCCAACAATTGTGTTTACCATTCCTGTGGCCCTGTCGATCATTAAGAAAAAAGACCGCCCATTCCTTGGAGCTGGGGTTCTTGCTGGGATGATCACGATTCCAATCGGCTGCATTGTCGGGGGTCTTACAATGAACATGACTCCGTACAAAATCAGTTTGAGTACGATTTTAGTCAATTTGATTCCGGTTATCATCATTGCTGGACTGATCGTTCTCGGCTTATGGTTCAAACCGGCTAAAATGATCAATGGCTTCAATGTTTTTGGGAAATGGGTCACGATTATTATCACATTCTTTACAGCAGTGGCTGTTTTTGAATACGAAACGGGGATTAAATTTCCGCTCATGGATCTCATGGTTAAGCCGGACAGCACAGGAACCATTCCCCTGGAATCAGGTCTTTTAGTCTGCGGCACCATCGCAATCGTGCTTATCGGCGCTTTTCCAATGGTCAAATGGATCACGGATACTTTTGGCAAAGCACTCCAGAAATTGGGCGGCAAGCTTGGTATCGACGAAAACAGTTCAGCAGGTCTGGTAGCCAATCTTGCGAATAACATTGCCATGTTCAATATCATGGACAAAATGAACGATAAGGGTAAATTGTTAAATGTGGCCTTTTCTGTATCCGCGGCCTTTGTTTTTGGCGATCACTTGGGCTTTACAGCTGGGGTTAATCCAAAAATGATCTTCCCGGTTATTGTGGGCAAACTGACTGCCGGGATTACGGCCCTGATTTTGGCTAATATTTTGTCGCCAAAATTGCTCGAAAAAATTGAATCAACCCGTCAGACAGATGCAGAAACTGCAGAAGCAGAAGCCTAG
- a CDS encoding cupin domain-containing protein, whose amino-acid sequence MNISEAFIENLVHQVMQSLRESAPDFEKTVDPSGVIGIKTKTVVCEPFEGRDDVRLKDIVTLDEAPRMGAGIMELDHADFEWTLTYDEFDMVIDGELEIEIDGRVVSGKAGDIIYIPKGSAIHFKTPTKTRYAYFVYPANWQEQ is encoded by the coding sequence ATGAATATCAGCGAAGCATTTATAGAAAATCTGGTCCATCAGGTGATGCAGAGCCTCCGCGAATCTGCACCTGATTTTGAAAAAACAGTAGATCCTTCAGGGGTCATCGGGATTAAAACCAAAACTGTTGTCTGCGAACCTTTTGAAGGGCGTGACGATGTGCGGTTAAAGGATATTGTCACCCTCGACGAAGCGCCGAGAATGGGCGCCGGCATCATGGAACTCGATCATGCAGATTTTGAGTGGACGCTCACCTACGATGAATTTGACATGGTGATCGACGGTGAACTTGAGATTGAAATCGACGGACGCGTCGTCAGCGGCAAGGCCGGAGATATCATCTATATTCCCAAAGGCAGTGCCATTCACTTTAAGACGCCGACGAAAACCCGGTATGCCTATTTTGTGTACCCTGCAAATTGGCAGGAACAGTAA
- the eutL gene encoding ethanolamine utilization microcompartment protein EutL, whose translation MKGDILQTKVLATKIIPNVDDEMAAALNLPKGLKSLALITADCDDVTYTALDEATKKADVEVVYAKSFYGGADNANTKLAGEIIGMLAGPNPAEVKSGLEACVDTIENVAHFISANEDDSIVYYAHCISRTGSYLSAGAGIPEGRALAYLIAPPLEAMYGVDAAMKAAEVSMCELYAPPSETNFGGALLTGSQSACQSACDAFANAVQYVADNPLD comes from the coding sequence ATGAAGGGAGATATTTTACAAACCAAAGTGCTCGCAACGAAAATCATCCCAAATGTCGACGACGAAATGGCGGCGGCGCTCAATCTTCCGAAGGGTTTAAAATCCCTGGCTTTGATTACCGCTGACTGCGACGACGTCACCTATACAGCGCTTGATGAAGCGACGAAAAAAGCGGACGTGGAAGTGGTTTATGCGAAAAGTTTTTACGGCGGCGCCGACAACGCGAACACCAAGCTGGCCGGTGAAATCATCGGCATGCTCGCAGGACCGAATCCTGCAGAGGTGAAAAGCGGGCTCGAGGCTTGTGTCGATACAATCGAAAATGTAGCCCATTTTATATCGGCCAATGAAGATGACTCTATTGTTTATTATGCACACTGCATTTCCAGAACAGGATCATATCTGTCGGCAGGAGCGGGCATTCCGGAAGGTCGGGCATTAGCCTATTTGATCGCACCGCCCCTTGAAGCAATGTACGGTGTCGATGCGGCCATGAAAGCAGCTGAAGTCTCGATGTGCGAACTCTACGCACCGCCCTCCGAAACCAACTTCGGCGGCGCCCTTTTGACTGGCAGCCAATCGGCCTGTCAATCGGCGTGCGATGCCTTTGCCAATGCCGTTCAGTATGTTGCCGACAATCCTCTGGATTAA
- a CDS encoding BMC domain-containing protein: MKHALGLIELNSIARGIRVTDEMLKAAQVDLIRSSTICPGKYIVIISGDVGEVEASMRAGEHLAAEYEINRLLIPNIHQQLVPALMGTTQDIRPEAIGVLEFYSVASAIVAADKAAKAAQIQLIEVRIGYAIGGKGYVTLTGDVGAVKAAVAAASEDQELLVETTVIPRPIEPLVESLL; encoded by the coding sequence GTGAAGCACGCATTAGGACTCATAGAATTAAACAGCATTGCAAGGGGAATTCGTGTCACCGATGAAATGCTGAAGGCAGCGCAGGTCGATTTGATTCGATCATCGACGATTTGCCCAGGAAAATATATCGTTATTATCTCAGGAGATGTCGGGGAAGTAGAAGCTTCCATGCGCGCCGGCGAACACTTAGCCGCCGAATATGAGATCAACCGCCTCTTGATTCCAAATATTCATCAACAGCTGGTGCCGGCGTTAATGGGTACAACCCAGGACATTCGTCCGGAAGCAATCGGGGTGCTCGAATTTTATTCCGTTGCTTCAGCTATTGTTGCGGCAGATAAAGCGGCGAAGGCTGCGCAGATTCAGCTCATCGAGGTGCGTATCGGTTATGCGATTGGCGGTAAAGGGTATGTCACTTTGACAGGCGACGTCGGCGCCGTAAAAGCAGCTGTGGCAGCGGCTTCTGAAGATCAGGAACTGCTGGTTGAAACGACGGTCATTCCAAGACCGATCGAACCCCTTGTTGAATCGCTGCTGTAA